ACCATGGCACCGTGCGGCCGCCGACGAAGTAGTCCTTGACGTTGCGCTGGCTTCGCGAGAACCACGCGCCGAACAGAACGGTGCCAACCAGATACGCTGCCAGGACGAGATAGTCGATCGTGGAGAGGCCCATGACGGGCGATTATGCCAGCGTGGATGGTCGCAACGCTACAGAGAGTTCTTCGCTGGCTGGCCCCCGGCCTTCGCCGGGGTGACGAAAAGGAACTGAGTTCAGAACCTGGCGGCCTGGCTGATCGGGCGTGACCGGCGGCGTTCACCCTGAGCTCGCCCTTCTGGCGGACGGCAACGGAAGACCCGCAGCTGGTTTGACGGCTTCAGAAATGCCCTCTTTGTGCGCCACTCAACAACCGTCGAAGGGTAAACTACTGTAGACCGTCCCCACGCGGTGCACATCTTCGCGCCAATCGAACTGATTGAAATATGACCGTACTTCTCTTGTGTCTCGGACTCATTCAGGCTTCCAGTGCCGCGCCGCCTCCCCCTGCCGTGCCGCCTCAAGCCCCGTCGACCGTCGTCGTAGAGGGCCGCGGATCTCCGACGTTCTCGATCCCCCGAATCGACGCACCGATCGCCGTTGACGGCCAGCTCGACGAGCCCGCGTGGTCGCAGGCAACGCGCCTGGTCGGCTTTTCGGAGTATCGCCCGGTCGACAGCCAGCCGGCGAGCGAACAGACCGAGGCGCTCCTGTTCTATTCGCCGAGCGCGCTGTACATCGGCATCATCGCGCACGACTCGGTGCCCGGATCGATTCGCGCCACGGTCGCCGATCGCGACAACATCAGTCAGGACGACTGGGTCCGCATCTTCCTCGACACATTTAGTGATCGCCGCCGGGCGTTCGTCTTTGGCGTCAATCCTCTCGGTTCGCAGGAAGACGGCGTCCAGACGGAAGGCGGCTTCAATGCCGGCAGCATGTTCGGCGGCACCATCGATCTGAATCCCGACTACCAGTTCGATTCGAAGGGCCGGCTCACTCCCGACGGCTACGTCGTCGAAGTGCGCATTCCCTTCAAGAGCCTGCGCTATCCGGGCGGCGCGCCGCAGCGGTGGGGCATCAACCTCTCCCGAAAGACGCAGCGAACCGGACGCGAGGACACGTGGACCGATGCCAAGCGCGTGGCCAGCTTTCTGGCCCAGGCGGGGACGATGGAGGGGTTGCACGATCTGCAGCGCGGGGTCGTGACCGAGATCCAGCCGTTCGTCACCGCGTCGTCGAATGCCGCGCTGAACGGAGCGGGTCAGTTCGTGCGGGACAGGACGGACATCAGTCCGGGGGCGAACCTCAGGCTTGGATTCACCAACCTGTCGGTTGATGCCACGGTGAATCCCGACTTCAGCCAGGTCGAATCTGACGCGAGCCAGGTGACGGTCAACGAGCGCTTCGCGCTCTTCTTCGCCGAGAAGCGGCCGTTCTTCCTTGAAGGGATCGAGCTGTTTGCGACGCCGAACCAGCTGGTCTACTCGCGCCAGATCGTCGATCCGATCGCCGGCGGAAAACTCACAGGAAAGGTCGGCAGGACCGGCATCGCCCTGCTGTCGGCGGCAGACAGCACGGCTGACGGACACGCGTGGGTGAACGTCGCGCGCCTCCGCCAGGATTTCGGCTCAGATTCGCTCGCGGGCCTCACGTTTACCGATCGCGAATCGAACGGCGCCTTCAACCGGGTCGTGGCCGCCGACGCGCGCTATGTGTTCGGGCGCCTCTACTATGTGCTCGGCCAGATCGGCGGATCGTGGACCGAGCGCGACGGTGCGGTCAGCAGCTCGCCGATGTGGCAGGCCGAGTTCGATCGCACGGCGCGCCGGTGGGGCTTCAACTACAAGCTGGTAGGCTTCGGCGAGGCGTTCGAGACGCAGTCCGGCTACGTGCCACGCAGTGACATCGTCGAATTCCACGCGTCCAACCGGTTCACCTACTACGGGCAACGCGGCGCCTGGCTTGAGAATCTGTCGGTGTTCTTCGGACCGCAGCGGGTGTGGCGGTACGCGTCGTTCGGGCACACTGGCACGATCGAAGGTGGCGAGCAGTCTCACATGACGGCCCAGTTGCGCGGCGGGTGGCAGTTGGGCGCCCAAGTCAGCCGCGACTTCGTGCAGTTCGAGCCGGCCATGTACCAGGCGTACGCCGTGCGACAACCCGATGGCGCGACTTCGGCCTTTGCGCCGCCAGGCGGCGTGACCAACTGGAGCGGTACGTACAGCGTGACCACGCCCGTGTTTCAGAAGATCAATGCGAAGGTCGAGGTGAAGCGCGCGGGCACGGCGATCTTTGCGGAAGCGTCGAACGGGAGTGAGACACGGGTGACCACGACGGTTGGGTTGCGGCCCACCTCGTCGGCCCGCATCGATGTCAGCCTCGTGTCGTCGCGCATCGAGCGCGATCGAGATCGAGTTGAGTTCGCGCGGACGACGATCCCCCGGATCAAACTCGAGTACCAACCCAACCGGGCGCTATTCTTCAGGTTGATCACGGAGTATCGAGTGGAGCGGCGCGTCGGGCTTCAGGATCCGACGACGGGGATGCCGCTGCAGGTGAACGGGAGCCTCGCGGGCCCAGAACGCGTGGACGGCCTGCGCATGGACTGGCTCGTGTCGTTTGAGCCGACGCCGGGCACGGTGGCGTTTTTCGGCTACGGCAGCAGCCTGGCGCGCGACCGCGTGCTCGACCCGACCGCCCGTCTGACGCGGACGAGCGACGGCTTCTTCGTGAAGCTCGCGTACCTGTTCCGGCGCTAGCGACCATCGCGGACTTCGCCCCGACGGTCGAGCCACTTCAGGATCCAGTAGCTCACCGCGCCGATTGAGGCCATCGCGGCAAGGAACAGCGGGT
This is a stretch of genomic DNA from Acidobacteriota bacterium. It encodes these proteins:
- a CDS encoding DUF5916 domain-containing protein — encoded protein: MTVLLLCLGLIQASSAAPPPPAVPPQAPSTVVVEGRGSPTFSIPRIDAPIAVDGQLDEPAWSQATRLVGFSEYRPVDSQPASEQTEALLFYSPSALYIGIIAHDSVPGSIRATVADRDNISQDDWVRIFLDTFSDRRRAFVFGVNPLGSQEDGVQTEGGFNAGSMFGGTIDLNPDYQFDSKGRLTPDGYVVEVRIPFKSLRYPGGAPQRWGINLSRKTQRTGREDTWTDAKRVASFLAQAGTMEGLHDLQRGVVTEIQPFVTASSNAALNGAGQFVRDRTDISPGANLRLGFTNLSVDATVNPDFSQVESDASQVTVNERFALFFAEKRPFFLEGIELFATPNQLVYSRQIVDPIAGGKLTGKVGRTGIALLSAADSTADGHAWVNVARLRQDFGSDSLAGLTFTDRESNGAFNRVVAADARYVFGRLYYVLGQIGGSWTERDGAVSSSPMWQAEFDRTARRWGFNYKLVGFGEAFETQSGYVPRSDIVEFHASNRFTYYGQRGAWLENLSVFFGPQRVWRYASFGHTGTIEGGEQSHMTAQLRGGWQLGAQVSRDFVQFEPAMYQAYAVRQPDGATSAFAPPGGVTNWSGTYSVTTPVFQKINAKVEVKRAGTAIFAEASNGSETRVTTTVGLRPTSSARIDVSLVSSRIERDRDRVEFARTTIPRIKLEYQPNRALFFRLITEYRVERRVGLQDPTTGMPLQVNGSLAGPERVDGLRMDWLVSFEPTPGTVAFFGYGSSLARDRVLDPTARLTRTSDGFFVKLAYLFRR